gcacgccctcaaacaaagctagttagagcggaaaGCACTCTATAgatcaaatgtattattattattattattattattattaaaagtgaagcattttttgaacattaaagcatgtaaacatgttctagtagaaacatgtGGATACTAGCTCAcgcatccctctctcctctcctacctGTTACAGTATGGGTGGGCATCGAGTGGTGCCGAGTGCAGATGAGCATTTCTACTGTGCCACTAAATACGCTGTGACTGCTTTGACTGAGGGGATACGGCAAGAGCTTCGAGAAGCAAACACCCACATCAGAGCCACAGTAAGTTAGTTGTTACCATCAGAGTGTGCAGGTTTTTCTTCAACCTGTGCTATTGCTCGCATATTGGATCcaataaacaaaatacagtatGCCGCAAGCAGTACATTTTCTAATCCATGTTCCTCCCCTGCAGTGTATATCTCCTGGAATAGTGGAGACTGAGTTTGCCTTCCGGCACCACAACAGTGATCCAGAGAaagcagctgcagtgtatgagagTATGAAAGTAAGAGTGCTCATTTGACTGAGAGTCACAAGACGTATTTCACAAAGTGAAAACAGCAGCGTACTGTTGCATCAATAATAactcttttctcctctttccaGTGTTTGAAAGCAGAAGACATAGCCAGTGCAGTCACATTTGTCCTCAGTGCCCCTCCTCATGTCCAGGTATCTCCCTCTTTCTTGTACAGCATCAAAAGCATCAGCGTGGAGTGGTGGCCGGTTTCTCTATTGAACTCCTTTTTATTTGTGCCCTCAGATTGGAGATGTGCAGATGAGGCCAGTAGAGCAGGTGTCCTAGCAGTGAAACAGGAAGCTGCAGGAGGAGCAAACAGACGGCAGCCACGGTGACTCCTTAGCGACCTCTGCTGGGCAAAGGGGAGGGGTGGGTTGGGGGGgtaaaaacaaatcaactaCAGCTGTGTTGGATCTGCAGGGACGTGGTCGAAGAGGGCTGGAGCATTAAGGAGGCTGTGCGAACGGAAATGAAGGGGCGTGTGGACTCTGTAAACCACTACAAAAATACTACTGAATGCAGCGACCTGGTATTGGTGAATCGTTGAGCCCGGTCCTGAACTGAGCCGACTCCAAAACTACAGTAGGAACAAATAAGaaaggagctgctgctgtgctATGTGGTCATCTGCACGACCATCACTTCAGAGGGAAGAGTATGCCATTGATTGcacgtgttttgtttttgtaggtCATACGACATATCTTTTTTTGAAATTAAATGGAAAGAGTAATTGctgtttatataattttttttataaatatcttAACTTGATCATAGATAGATGTGGTCTCATACTCACTAACCATAGACAATACTACCCAGTGTCACTAAACATCAACAGGCTGTCCATCCTGCCACCTTTACTCACAGTATGTTCATATTCATTTAACCCTTGTTTGGATCTATCCAGGTCTCAACCCCCATGATAAGGAATCAGGAAACGCACAGGTGCCCTTGTCTGTTAAGCACATGGGTTTCTACTATTCACCTTTTTGCCTGTGTATTTTCAGTTCTGCACTTTGGATTCATTCACGAGGAATTGTAAGAAGGAAACACTGGCAACTTATGTAGGGGGAAGAAACTAACTCTGTGTTCATGTATACCCTACAAATGTGTACCTTTCAGTGGAAATTTCTccttaaatgaataaataaaaccaattGCCCAGAAGTAAGTTATGGTCTGTGTTGTGTTCAGACTGTTACGGTCAACCCGTTCGTTGCAGAAGTAAGACACGAGCCGTGGACTTTGTGACAGGTTTTTATTGCACCTTACATGACATGAGATAATATTGCATGACCCGTGTACTCCTCTGTTTACCGCCAGTGTATATCATTTTTATCAGCAGCGCCCTGTTGCATTTGACCTAATAAATGAGTCAGCCACGATGAATTGGTCCAAAGtggtttatgtttttaaaagaagtgGTTCAACTGTTTGAACTGTGAATGTTAAATAGTGCCGTTACTTTGTCATTTTCTTAGTTTAAAATGTGTCTATAGTACAGTACCCGACCTCAGATTTATCAACTCTCATGCTTGCATCATCAGACGTGGCCAAAAGATGGCACCCTTAGCAAAGCAAAGTCCACAAATGGGGCAGGGGAGTGCGTGTGAAGTCCTGAGCCGTTTGAAGCTCTGGGCAACAGAGGAAGTGTTGGCCGGATATTAAAGATGTACACAACAATAACGGATTCTAAACGCCGTATTTCCACATCTCGTCACATTGGAAATCAGCAAAACTGTTCAACAaaatttacaacaacaaacttAATTAACaggctaaaaaaaaatgcccatttTAATATATCTGCATGGCAGACACATTTTCATAATCATGTAAATCATTTTTGTCTTATACTTTTGTTGGAAGTTTGTCGAAGATTTAAAGGTAATGACAAAcaataatttgtgattaaatcttttttttaaaaatgcttctCTTGGTGGCTGAATATGAGAATTGTGCAAAGCACAGAGGTATCACATGTTTGTCTGTATAGGAAGTTTTTCAGGTAGAGGGATGTTGGAGCTGATGACAGCTAAGCCTGGATGtgcatctcctcctcccctctcataATACGCCGTCTTTGACTTTTCATTTAGGGCGTTTGGTGTGATGGACAGCTTCAGTTTCTGCAGGAgaaataataccaataatattAACACATAGCATGACTTTAGCAACACATGCACGTGGGTACCTACAATGTCTTAGGTGGGAAAAGATGTGTGTCACCTGCATGAACGAGCCAGGTAGCACCCATAATGTGTGAAGAACACCCAAAGGAATCCAGATGATGGAACCCATGGCAATGAGCCAGCCGACCCCCTGAGCCCAGGGAGGGAAGACGTAGTCCTCATAGCGGGCTGGTTTAAACTGGATGATGGAGAAAATCAGTATAACCTGCAGCGAGaagaaacatacagtataaggtTTAGTTGTGACGCTTTGAGATGGATCTCAGTTTTGGTTTAAGGGGGAAAATCTTAATtatattaattgattgacagccctactttaaatcTAAATCATGTTGATGAAAAAATGACTTACAGTGATCAGCACAGGAGCAACTATTTGCCAACACAGTCTGAAGAAGATGTTTGGTCTTTTTCCAGTCATCTCCTCCAGGTTGTCTGAAAGTCGTTTCACTCCTACGCATGGAAATCTACTTCAGTTAACAGCCatgcatatttacatttatacatgTTTCTCCAATGAGAATGAAAGTatagtcatatatatatatagtataatctTAAAAAGTGTTGTGATGTGTCTACTTTTGGAGTAAattacattgaaaaaaaacccagCTGAGAATGTTTACTCACCATAAAGCCAACAGATGGCTATAACCTCAAAGAATGCCAGAAATATGATGGACACTATAGCAGTGTAATGGTCCATGAGCTGGAACACATAGATGCCCACCTGAAAAGAGACACACTCTTTAGAACTGCACTAATGAATAGACTGATGATTTTACTATCTGGATATACTTTGGTTAGAGTTCATCCAGTCGTACCTGCATGACACAAGGTATTCCTAGAAGGCACGCTGCACTGCAAATAGCAAGAACAAACAGCTCCTTCCGCTTGAAGAACTGAATCAGCTGTTGATAGTACTCATCCATGAGACTGGTCACCATCACTTCAACCATTGcaaactggtaaaaaaaaaaaaaaaaagtcaaactgtaGCTCTATAGgacggcagtaggcagaatgtttttggcatcattggggaaaaattccataataaccttttagcatattgtagttcaactgttctgagagaaaactacacttctcaggctttaaaaaatctagctttcttattggctgttcattcaatggaggcagctgtcaatcactcgcgaactcctcaaatgttttcagaaacatcttgtagtgtactgtttagctgtagaatgagaaagtttgctccagctggtgggcggtgcttggtatttcctcaacagaaaGCTGccggttcacaaactttctcattttacagctaaacagtacactacaagatgttaatgaaaatattttatgcaagaaataggcattacagtaacagaatattggttcatatttgatcagcgctgcctagtttgaccgtttgatcggagtttgcgagtgattgacagctgctcagagacgacaaggctccagctcgtctctgattggttgttttcctccggtctgtgaaatcttgcagatgccattaggagcaccggaggacacagaggcacatgatttttgtcagattacctgtcttagACAcgactgtcaggacatagtgaccgttttataaaaaaaactttttttaatcatatttgttccaattcTACCCGCTGCTGCTTTAACTACCTCACTGTCCAGTCCGAGACAAAGCAGCATGAAGAAGAACATCACGGCCCAGAGCTGAGCCACTGGCATGTTGGCAAAGGCTTGTGggtaaacaacaaaaaccagTCCTGGAcctggacacacaaacacacaagatgACAGGGTGGCATTGCTAAATCATGCCCATTCTAAGGAAGGGAAACTGACATGAAATTATGTAAATTGTGATGGAAAGAGCAATATATGGAGATTGTATCAACATCAAAATGTATCTTCATAACATTAGTGGGAAGTTCATAGCCAGACTTCATGCATTTGAAAGAAGCATACTGATGGTGTGTATAATGTAACACACCATTTGgtttttaaaaagatatttgtagttatttattaatgcatttattgTCAATTCCACATATTATTTGTAAGGTTTTATAattaacagtattttttgttgtaTGTATGACAAGCTGAGTTGTTGCATTAATTTCAGTTGGCCTTTTTTAAATTCATCGTGGCTTTAATGAGCTGTTATGGCTCATATTTTATTGGACTGCAGCTGTGCTTTCACTTTCCCATAAAAAAATGACCTGCTAATGTACCACGAATCATTGCCTTGCAAGGACACTGATTTATAACcctacaaataaatgcaaatttattcttttctttctttatgattaaaatcatttttatgaGTAATTACCCAGTCACACTCACAGTACTATTGGAGAAAAGGCAACACTCTCTATAAACCCAAATTAAATCAAACCAATCCCCCTGGAGCTGATGATATTAGttgagtttttttgttgttgttttcttaccATCCACAGCCAGTTCGCTGACAGGGATGCCCTGCAGATGAGACATGTATCCAAAAGCAGAGAATATGACAAAACCTGCCAGGATGCTGGTGAGGGAGTTGATGATGGATATAGTCAGGGTGTCCCTGTGGGGAGAGAAGACACTTTTTATATCACTTTCTCACTGCCCAGTAATCATTATCATCACTACTGATGGGAGCTTATTACTTCAGAACGTTGTTGTTGAAGGAGTTGTAGCTGGACATGGCCAAGAGGGAGCCGAAACCAATCCCAATGGAGTTGAAGATCTGAGCTGCAGCATTCACCCACACCTGCAACACAGAGGGATGAAACCCACTGATCACTGCCAGTACCAATCATCAATACCTAGTACGAATCTACCAGTCAGCTGCTCTCCTGTGTCAGACAGGACcagtctctctgtttcttctctCTCACCTCCACTGAGAGCAGCTTGTGCCATTCCGGCACGATGAAGAAAGTTATCCCATCTAATGCTCCAGGAAGCTGCGCATTATTGATCAGCAGAGCAATCAGGATAACGTACGGGAACAGAGCCGTGAAGTACACCACCTGCAAACAAGAGAGTTGTTATTCACTGTCACTATCTCCTCGTCTCTAGTcttcattcctctctctctgttttcactCACCTTGCCTGTTGATTTTACCCCCTTAAAGATGCAAAAGTAAATGAGGATCCAAGCCAGAAAGAGAATGAGGAGAAGCTCCCACCGGACCACTCCTGCTTCATCTACTCCACTAGTCTGCTCCAGCATCTTGTATCTTCAGAGAAGGCacacaaaaaggagaaaaagttAATAAGACGATTCTACATTCATCACGTTATCATGCCTCAAAACTCGGCTCCACTATTCTTTCCTGTTGTAATGAATTAGTCATTGCAATCAGATGGACAATGGGCAGCATTAACATGTGGTGAACCACAGAGGGGTTTTACTGTTTCTGATCTCTACTGGTTGCTGTGTCGTCATCATCTGACCACCACTTTTATCAATCAAGTAGGCGACTATCTTTGTCCCCTTGTGTACTACAATACGTCAGTTTATATTTGGGTCAGAGTATCTCCAGAACTGGATATTCCCGGTCTgtgtggtccaaggaaggaaaaccggtgaaccggcgacagggtcagaccctaGGCTCATCACCCTTTAACCAGTTATCTATTGTTAAATTAAGTTGCATATTCAACTTGGTCGGGTGTAAATAGCCGAATAGCTGCCGTGCAAGTAGACTCTCCGTACAAATAAACTATATAACTATGCACATCTCTTGACATGGTCATGCTCACGACATGATAAACCTCTTTAATATAGGTTgccaaagagagaaagaacaatTTTGGGCATGAACCTAACAAATTGGTTCTCTTTACAAAGAGCAGTACAGCCTAACGGAGCCACTAGCGTGGGTGTAGACTCTCAGTCCAGACAAAAATCTGTTTCCTCTGGTTGGTGcggcaggtcagaggtcaaagctGATGCTTTAAAAGATTTTGCACGTTCATATTGTTTCcttccacagtccaaagactaAGAGTTCATAGACTTTGTATCAAGTGTGAGCAGGAACGTGATGTGTTTGTTACCCTGTAACCGCTGATCAAACAAATCCCAAATTTGACAAATTAATAATTTCCCAAGCAGTCACTGTGAAACTGTGGCATTCACTATAATCCAGTAAAATCAGTTGCTTGGCTGACGCGTCCCATGACGCTTAAAGTGTTTTAACCAAAACTTACATTCCATTCCCACATTTATCCACCAACCTCAGTTAAACAAGTTAATGAGTAAACCAGAACGTGAGGATTCGCTCCACTGTTTAAACAGCACGATATCCACCATGGAAAATGTGGATGATCTCAAGCATGACGTCATTGCATATTGGAAAGCTAATCCCAATACTTCCTCAGTTTATCCACATGCAAAACCAAAGAACCAACATAAGTTTGAAGTATGTTTTGCATCAGACTGGTGATGAAGTTCAATGCTAAAACTGACTCAACACTTCCTTAATATAACCTCTGTTATCTGTTTGCCAAACTCTTATCACCAACCTTCACGTCGACTTCTCCCCATATGACTAATCAATTTCATGTTGtgtattaaaataattagtTCACCTCTGATATAATCATCACAGGTAGAGCAGTGTAAGCATCCGGCCTGTTGGCAGACTACAGGGATATTGTAATATAATCATTATCTCGTCTGAGTTTTACAGTTCTGAGAACCGGCACTGGTTTCTCCCACACAGTGAAACGTACTTGAAGAACTCCTGGCTGGCTGTGGAGGAGTAGCTGCTGTTGGTGGCATGGTTGGTGCAGTTAAGTGTGTTCCAGGTGTTGTTGCAGCTCTGCCATGGTAGCGGTGACTGGAAGGAGCTGAAGAGGTAATAGAGGGCCCAGGTGATGACCACGTTATAGTAGATGCACATGATGAAGGAGATGGCCACTGATGCGATGCCCACTcctgaggacacacacaaataatgTCAGTGTTTTTAGTTTGGACACCCTTACAAAAcagaagtatacttcaagtttattttatgatgtaaacttaagtatagttcaagtataatcccaagtatactttatgtaataagtatactaatatcaatgtactagtagtatacttgtaagtcttcaatacttcttggtatacttttaagtatactttaaatgtaagagtagtaaactttgagtacacaactagtttacatctaagttgtattttgtactgaaactataatatgaactacaCTGCAAGTGAACTTATACTGCtggtttactagttatatacttgtagcccactttgtAGTTTTtgtaagtatactttaaagactctcagtttagttttttataaGTTTTCTTTTAGTTAACTTTTAatacttagccaaatatactgacatttttctATATACTTTTcagtacaagccaagtatacttggagttttctgtatacttgccagtataagccaagtatacttgagtataattttgttaacttcatctctgataagtacatagaaagtaatctgaaagcatactctcttattttaagttttaaaagaagtatactaatatcataTCTGAATAAGGGCACCTTTCAGTGACTTGGATAAAACATTCATGCCACCTTTTATGTACCTTTTAACAGCGGGCAGACGTTAGCCAGAGCATGGACAGGCCCTCTCCTGGTGTACTGACCCACAGTCAGCTCCATGTAGAGCAGAGGGACCCCCAACACCACCAGCATGAACAGGTAC
This portion of the Sebastes umbrosus isolate fSebUmb1 chromosome 17, fSebUmb1.pri, whole genome shotgun sequence genome encodes:
- the si:ch211-283g2.1 gene encoding sodium- and chloride-dependent GABA transporter ine, translating into MELGPRRETVVTQKADMEQQPIRPTWSRQIEFTLAGIGCAVGLGNVWRFPYLCYRSGGGAFLVPYLFMLVVLGVPLLYMELTVGQYTRRGPVHALANVCPLLKGVGIASVAISFIMCIYYNVVITWALYYLFSSFQSPLPWQSCNNTWNTLNCTNHATNSSYSSTASQEFFKYKMLEQTSGVDEAGVVRWELLLILFLAWILIYFCIFKGVKSTGKVVYFTALFPYVILIALLINNAQLPGALDGITFFIVPEWHKLLSVEVWVNAAAQIFNSIGIGFGSLLAMSSYNSFNNNVLKDTLTISIINSLTSILAGFVIFSAFGYMSHLQGIPVSELAVDGPGLVFVVYPQAFANMPVAQLWAVMFFFMLLCLGLDSEFAMVEVMVTSLMDEYYQQLIQFFKRKELFVLAICSAACLLGIPCVMQVGIYVFQLMDHYTAIVSIIFLAFFEVIAICWLYGVKRLSDNLEEMTGKRPNIFFRLCWQIVAPVLITVILIFSIIQFKPARYEDYVFPPWAQGVGWLIAMGSIIWIPLGVLHTLWVLPGSFMQKLKLSITPNALNEKSKTAYYERGGGDAHPGLAVISSNIPLPEKLPIQTNM